A single window of Ignavibacteriota bacterium DNA harbors:
- a CDS encoding endonuclease/exonuclease/phosphatase family protein, which translates to MKKNFLIFVILFFVSNLAAQNSQFRIMTYNIRYANNNPGEEWEVRKPNVAEMIRFHSPDIFGVQEALLEQVEYLKTEFSDYQQIGVGRDDGKNEGEFSTLFISNKFEVLNSGTFWLSENPDVPSKGWDASLNRIVSWAVVKNKINKESLFVACTHFDHMGIVARVESAKLIVNKIKNLSNGLPSILMGDFNFSKEFEGYKIINESGIISDSENKSQFRYGTDITFNGFENDLTGREKIDFIFVSDKIDVLHHAVIGDKTDGKYPSDHMPVIIDICLKK; encoded by the coding sequence ATGAAAAAAAATTTCTTAATATTTGTAATTCTATTTTTTGTTTCAAATTTAGCAGCACAGAATTCACAATTTAGAATAATGACTTATAATATTAGATACGCTAATAATAATCCGGGTGAAGAATGGGAAGTAAGAAAACCAAATGTTGCTGAAATGATTAGATTCCATAGTCCCGATATTTTTGGAGTACAAGAAGCTTTATTGGAACAAGTTGAATATTTGAAAACAGAATTTTCAGATTATCAGCAAATTGGCGTTGGAAGAGATGACGGAAAAAATGAAGGTGAGTTCAGCACATTATTTATTTCAAATAAATTTGAAGTTTTAAATAGCGGGACTTTTTGGCTATCAGAAAATCCTGATGTCCCTTCGAAAGGTTGGGACGCAAGCCTAAATAGAATTGTAAGCTGGGCAGTTGTAAAAAATAAAATTAATAAAGAATCGTTGTTTGTCGCGTGCACGCATTTTGATCATATGGGAATTGTTGCAAGAGTTGAAAGCGCAAAATTAATTGTAAATAAAATAAAAAATTTATCAAACGGACTTCCATCTATTTTAATGGGCGATTTTAATTTTTCAAAAGAATTTGAAGGTTATAAAATAATAAACGAATCTGGAATTATTAGCGACTCTGAAAACAAATCTCAATTTAGATACGGAACAGATATAACGTTTAACGGATTTGAAAACGACCTGACAGGCAGGGAAAAAATCGACTTCATTTTTGTATCAGATAAAATTGATGTTTTACATCATGCTGTAATCGGAGACAAGACTGATGGCAAATATCCTTCGGACCATATGCCGGTAATAATTGACATATGTCTGAAGAAATAA
- a CDS encoding sodium/sugar symporter: MNFTSLDYVIFGVYIIGIVSLGLFVSRTKKGHEKNSNDYFLAGNTLTWWAIGSSLIAANISAEQIIGMSGSGFAGGLAIASYEWMAALTLLIVGKFFLPIFIEKKIYTIPEFIEQRFNTTLKTILAIFWIFLFVFVNLTTVMFLGAKALDTVMGTGDGSLLVPAMIGLGVLAAAYSLYGGLSAVAWTDVVQVILLILGGIITTVIALDYVTPQGGIFNGLSHIYNTAGDKFHMILSKDNPEFNNLPGIAVLIGGMWIANLYYWGFNQYIIQRTLAAKSLKEAQKGIAFAAFLKLIIPLIVVVPGIVAFVMFSQPDGTALIQGAKEAFLKADGSLNYDKAYPWLVSMFVPSGLKGIVIAALTAAIVSSLASMLNSTATIFTMDIYKPYINKTSSEKNLVTVGRLTAAGALVIALLVAPFLKSLPQVFQYIQEYTGLVSPGILAVSMMGLFWKKVTTRGAIWGAILSIPVALALKMPAIQLPFMDQMLYTFIITIVISGMISLATNENVDDVKGFNLTAKIFTTDKTFNIFAYTICLILALLYAIFW, encoded by the coding sequence TTGAACTTTACTAGCTTAGATTATGTGATATTTGGTGTTTACATAATTGGAATTGTTTCTTTAGGTTTATTTGTTTCAAGAACAAAGAAAGGACATGAAAAAAATTCCAATGATTATTTTTTAGCCGGCAACACTTTAACTTGGTGGGCAATCGGTTCATCGTTGATTGCGGCTAATATTTCCGCTGAACAGATAATTGGAATGTCCGGTTCCGGATTTGCAGGCGGTTTGGCCATTGCTTCTTATGAATGGATGGCCGCATTAACTTTACTTATTGTTGGTAAGTTTTTTCTTCCAATATTCATTGAAAAAAAGATTTATACAATACCTGAATTTATTGAACAAAGGTTTAATACAACTCTTAAAACAATTTTGGCAATCTTCTGGATTTTCTTATTTGTATTTGTAAATCTTACTACAGTTATGTTTCTTGGCGCAAAGGCGCTTGATACCGTTATGGGAACCGGAGATGGTTCATTACTTGTCCCTGCAATGATTGGACTCGGAGTTTTAGCTGCTGCATATTCATTATACGGTGGTTTATCTGCGGTTGCCTGGACAGATGTAGTTCAAGTTATTTTATTAATTCTTGGCGGAATTATAACCACTGTTATAGCGTTGGATTATGTTACTCCCCAAGGCGGAATTTTTAATGGATTATCTCATATTTACAATACCGCGGGAGATAAATTTCACATGATCTTATCGAAAGATAATCCGGAATTTAATAATCTTCCTGGAATTGCAGTACTAATTGGCGGAATGTGGATTGCAAATTTATATTATTGGGGATTTAACCAGTATATTATTCAAAGAACACTTGCCGCAAAATCATTAAAAGAAGCACAAAAAGGTATTGCATTTGCGGCATTTTTAAAACTTATTATTCCTCTTATTGTTGTTGTTCCGGGAATTGTTGCATTTGTAATGTTTTCACAGCCTGATGGTACTGCACTCATTCAAGGAGCAAAAGAAGCTTTCCTAAAAGCTGACGGATCACTTAATTATGATAAAGCATATCCATGGTTAGTAAGCATGTTTGTACCAAGTGGATTAAAAGGAATTGTTATTGCCGCTTTGACTGCCGCTATTGTTTCCTCTCTCGCGTCAATGTTAAATTCTACTGCTACAATTTTTACTATGGATATTTATAAACCATATATCAATAAGACATCAAGCGAGAAAAATCTTGTAACTGTTGGACGATTAACCGCGGCCGGAGCGTTGGTAATTGCATTGTTAGTAGCGCCGTTTTTAAAAAGCTTGCCGCAAGTTTTTCAGTATATTCAGGAATATACCGGTTTAGTTAGTCCAGGTATTTTAGCTGTTTCAATGATGGGGTTATTCTGGAAAAAAGTGACAACGCGCGGAGCTATTTGGGGTGCAATACTTTCAATTCCAGTAGCGTTGGCGTTAAAGATGCCTGCAATTCAGTTGCCGTTTATGGATCAAATGTTATATACTTTTATAATTACAATTGTAATTTCAGGAATGATTAGCTTAGCTACAAATGAAAATGTAGATGATGTAAAGGGATTCAATTTAACAGCTAAAATATTTACAACAGATAAAACTTTCAATATTTTTGCATATACAATCTGTTTAATTTTAGCATTGCTTTATGCAATTTTTTGGTAA
- a CDS encoding CotH kinase family protein — protein sequence MKYYSSFLFILALNISDITNGQNILINEVMTSNSKTYFDEYGDTPDWIELYNNSSEVINLEGYALSDNKLELQKWVLPSLTLNGNSFLIVNASGKNIKSISSSWETIIKKGDYWKYFLGIKEPPSGWKDITFNDVGWNIGKSGIGYGDDDDNTVIQNVNSIYIRKNFNISDKNNIAQMLFNIDYDDGFVAYLNGIEIARANLGLKGEFIVFNRDADFSVEPKLIQGQKLDSYYVDDLENILIEGNNILSVQINNFGINSSDLTAIPYLTIGYKISDSETNIVEEVKHAIPTLHTNFKLDSGNETLFLSNISGEIIDSVKLNNIESDISFGRQNEGKNWLLFSIPTPGSSNRNDGFIGKLEIPSLNFPAGFYENSITLNIIDPNPDAKTYYTLDGSEPTINSNLFTKNLVLNNTKVLRLKSFQSNFLPSKTLTQTYFVNKSEYLPVISISTDPYNLWDYNYGIYVLGPNAESAIPHFGANYWQDWSRPVSFEFFEIDNNIIKNWDADVKIYGNWSRANAQKSLAVFAVGNNPFDYKFFDNRTIDKFESLIFRNSGNDWTGSLLRDGFIHTIANNLDIDNLAYTPSVLYLNGEYWGIHNIREKVNLSYFESHYNYDKSSIDLLELEGAIVDGDNESYIALTEFLNTHSLVNDANYKVVEDQIDIPSFIDYNLMQIYIANTDWPGNNNKFWRSRTQHPKWRWIIFDTDFGFGFIESYKHNTLKFATEPSGPDWPNPPWSTLNLRKLLENNLFKKKFINRFADLCNSVFVPENIKNILGNLANRIRPEIPDHIEKWNEIDSSYWEYNIESMNNFADLRVSNLKQYFEDYFKLTGMNIVVIENNDISAGKVKINSLIIEKKSWYGSYFKGTNIDLIAIPNPGYEFVGWEGSVESTSDSIEIYVGGTLNLHAKFQKKSDFKDIVINEINYNSNSEFDTKDWIELFNNSDQQIDISNWIFSDEIDTNRFEIPENTIIQPKDYLVISNDTTEFLKYFSDVNKIVGNFNFNISNGGELLRLYDNNNELIDSVRYDDESPWTTIPDGSGSTLELLNPGFDNSKYSNWRSSNGNGTPGKQNSNFITSVIEEKEEIPVKFELFQNYPNPFNPSTKIRFTLPKKAEVTLDIYNVIGEKVEVLLNSTLNSGVHEIEFSNSKLVSGIYYYKLKSGDFVKIKKMILLK from the coding sequence TTGAAATATTATTCTTCCTTTTTATTCATTCTTGCTTTAAACATATCCGATATAACTAACGGGCAAAATATCCTAATTAATGAAGTTATGACTTCAAACTCTAAAACTTATTTTGATGAATACGGTGACACGCCGGATTGGATAGAATTATATAATAACAGTTCAGAAGTTATAAATCTTGAAGGCTATGCGTTATCAGATAATAAATTAGAGTTGCAGAAATGGGTATTGCCTTCATTAACATTAAATGGTAATAGCTTTTTAATTGTTAACGCTTCCGGTAAGAATATTAAATCTATTTCGTCATCTTGGGAAACAATAATAAAAAAAGGTGACTATTGGAAATATTTTCTTGGAATAAAAGAACCTCCATCAGGCTGGAAAGATATAACATTTAATGATGTAGGATGGAATATTGGTAAAAGCGGTATTGGCTATGGGGATGATGACGATAATACAGTTATTCAAAATGTTAATTCGATTTATATAAGAAAGAATTTTAATATCTCGGATAAAAACAATATTGCTCAAATGCTTTTTAATATTGACTATGACGATGGCTTTGTGGCGTATTTAAATGGTATTGAAATAGCAAGAGCCAACTTGGGCTTAAAAGGTGAATTTATTGTGTTTAATAGAGATGCTGATTTTTCTGTTGAACCAAAATTAATTCAAGGTCAAAAATTAGATTCATATTATGTAGATGATTTGGAAAATATTTTGATTGAGGGAAACAATATACTTTCAGTACAAATAAATAATTTCGGAATTAATTCAAGCGATCTTACCGCTATTCCGTATCTTACTATCGGTTATAAAATAAGCGATTCTGAAACCAATATTGTTGAAGAAGTTAAGCATGCAATTCCGACTCTGCATACAAATTTTAAACTTGATTCTGGCAATGAAACATTATTTCTAAGCAATATCTCCGGCGAAATTATTGATTCCGTTAAATTAAATAATATTGAAAGTGATATTTCTTTCGGCAGGCAAAATGAAGGAAAAAATTGGCTTTTGTTTAGTATACCTACTCCAGGAAGTAGTAATAGAAATGATGGATTTATTGGAAAGCTCGAAATACCAAGCCTTAATTTTCCAGCAGGATTTTATGAAAACTCCATTACTCTGAATATAATTGACCCAAATCCCGATGCAAAAACTTATTATACTTTGGATGGGTCGGAGCCAACTATAAATTCAAATCTGTTTACAAAAAATTTAGTTTTAAATAATACTAAAGTTTTGAGGTTAAAATCATTTCAGAGTAATTTTCTTCCAAGCAAAACTTTAACGCAAACTTATTTTGTAAACAAAAGCGAATACCTTCCCGTAATTTCCATTTCAACAGATCCGTACAATTTGTGGGATTATAATTATGGAATTTATGTGTTAGGTCCAAATGCCGAATCTGCAATACCGCATTTTGGCGCAAATTATTGGCAGGATTGGTCGCGTCCCGTATCATTTGAATTTTTTGAAATTGATAATAATATAATTAAGAATTGGGATGCAGACGTAAAGATTTATGGAAATTGGAGTAGAGCAAATGCTCAAAAATCATTGGCAGTGTTTGCGGTTGGGAATAATCCCTTTGACTATAAATTTTTCGACAACCGCACAATAGATAAATTTGAATCGTTGATTTTCAGAAATTCCGGAAATGATTGGACCGGTTCTTTATTGCGCGATGGATTTATTCACACAATTGCAAATAATTTAGATATTGATAACTTAGCTTACACGCCTTCTGTTCTTTATTTAAATGGAGAATATTGGGGAATTCATAATATAAGAGAAAAAGTTAATTTAAGTTATTTTGAATCTCATTATAATTACGATAAAAGTTCGATAGATTTATTGGAATTGGAAGGGGCAATAGTTGACGGCGATAACGAAAGCTATATTGCACTTACAGAATTTCTCAATACTCATAGCTTAGTTAATGACGCTAATTATAAAGTTGTAGAAGATCAGATTGATATCCCGAGTTTTATTGATTACAATCTAATGCAAATTTATATAGCAAATACAGATTGGCCCGGAAATAATAATAAATTTTGGCGGTCCAGAACTCAACACCCGAAATGGCGCTGGATAATTTTTGATACCGATTTCGGATTTGGATTTATTGAAAGTTATAAGCACAATACGTTAAAATTTGCTACGGAGCCTTCCGGACCGGATTGGCCTAACCCGCCTTGGTCAACTCTTAACTTAAGAAAACTTTTGGAAAACAATTTATTTAAGAAAAAATTTATTAATCGTTTTGCCGATTTATGTAATTCAGTATTTGTACCTGAAAATATAAAAAATATTTTAGGTAATCTTGCAAACAGAATTAGACCCGAAATTCCGGACCATATTGAAAAATGGAATGAAATTGATTCATCCTATTGGGAATATAATATTGAGTCAATGAATAATTTTGCCGATTTACGGGTATCTAATTTAAAACAATATTTTGAAGATTACTTTAAACTTACCGGAATGAATATAGTTGTAATTGAGAACAATGATATTTCCGCAGGCAAAGTTAAAATAAATTCTTTGATTATTGAAAAAAAATCATGGTACGGAAGCTACTTTAAAGGAACAAATATTGATCTTATAGCTATTCCAAATCCAGGTTATGAATTTGTCGGTTGGGAAGGTTCGGTTGAATCTACATCCGACAGTATAGAAATTTATGTTGGAGGCACTTTAAATTTGCATGCTAAATTTCAAAAAAAATCCGATTTCAAAGATATTGTAATAAATGAAATAAACTATAATTCAAATAGTGAATTCGACACTAAAGATTGGATTGAGCTGTTTAATAATTCAGATCAGCAAATTGATATAAGCAATTGGATATTTAGTGATGAAATTGATACTAACAGATTTGAAATTCCGGAAAATACAATAATACAGCCGAAAGATTATTTGGTGATATCAAATGACACAACAGAATTTTTAAAATATTTTAGCGATGTAAATAAAATTGTAGGAAATTTTAATTTTAATATAAGTAATGGCGGAGAACTTTTAAGGCTTTACGATAACAATAATGAATTGATTGACAGCGTTAGATATGATGATGAAAGTCCATGGACAACAATCCCCGACGGCTCCGGAAGCACTTTGGAATTATTAAACCCCGGTTTTGATAATAGTAAATATTCTAATTGGAGAAGTTCAAATGGGAATGGAACGCCGGGAAAACAAAACAGTAATTTTATAACTTCGGTAATTGAAGAGAAAGAAGAAATTCCTGTAAAATTTGAATTATTCCAAAATTATCCCAATCCGTTTAATCCATCCACAAAAATTAGATTTACTTTGCCGAAAAAGGCTGAAGTGACCTTAGATATTTATAATGTGATAGGCGAAAAGGTGGAAGTACTATTAAATTCAACTTTAAATTCAGGCGTTCATGAAATTGAATTCAGCAATTCAAAATTGGTCTCAGGTATTTATTATTATAAATTAAAATCAGGGGATTTTGTTAAAATTAAAAAAATGATTTTACTGAAGTAA
- a CDS encoding glycoside hydrolase family 16 protein, with the protein MKFKMMTLLNILLLFSFLNCSDSGNDPKNDNSIPQIDGYKLVWIDEFNGSEIDLSKWEYEVNADGGGNNELQYYTARSQNSSIKNGKLVITAVKEQYTSAGGTRDFTSARLRTKYKGDWKYGRIDVYAKVPTGKGTWPAIWMLSTDWEYGGWPESGEIDIMEHVGYDPNVIHGSVHTKAYNHVIGTQKTKTLKIPNATTEFVKYSIDWSAEKIDFFIDDQKYFSFSNENSGWEKWPFDKRFHLILNLAVGGNWGGVQGIDPDAFPASMEVDYVRVYQKIEN; encoded by the coding sequence ATGAAATTTAAAATGATGACATTATTAAATATACTATTGCTATTTTCGTTTCTCAATTGTTCCGATTCTGGAAACGATCCTAAAAATGATAATTCAATTCCGCAAATAGATGGTTATAAACTTGTGTGGATCGATGAATTTAATGGTTCCGAAATAGATTTATCAAAATGGGAATACGAAGTTAATGCTGATGGCGGCGGAAATAATGAACTTCAGTATTATACCGCAAGATCACAGAACTCTTCTATTAAAAACGGCAAATTGGTTATAACTGCCGTTAAAGAACAGTATACGAGCGCGGGAGGTACAAGAGATTTTACTTCAGCAAGATTAAGAACCAAGTATAAAGGCGATTGGAAATATGGCAGAATAGATGTTTACGCTAAAGTACCAACTGGAAAAGGAACCTGGCCTGCGATTTGGATGCTTTCGACTGATTGGGAATACGGCGGATGGCCGGAAAGCGGTGAAATTGATATAATGGAACACGTCGGTTACGACCCAAATGTTATTCACGGATCTGTCCATACTAAAGCTTACAATCATGTAATTGGAACTCAAAAAACAAAGACACTTAAAATTCCAAATGCCACAACCGAATTTGTAAAATATTCAATTGATTGGTCAGCTGAAAAAATTGATTTTTTTATTGATGACCAGAAATATTTTTCATTTTCAAATGAAAATAGCGGCTGGGAGAAATGGCCTTTTGATAAAAGGTTTCATTTGATCTTAAATTTGGCTGTCGGCGGTAATTGGGGCGGTGTTCAAGGAATTGATCCGGATGCATTTCCAGCTTCTATGGAAGTCGATTATGTAAGAGTGTATCAAAAAATAGAAAACTAA
- the manA gene encoding mannose-6-phosphate isomerase, class I, which yields MITAKPYRLIPKIQNYDWGTKNKNAFIPKLLGIKAEQNVPYAELWIGAHPKSPSEIIIENSKYELNKIIEEFPIEILGKEISKKFKKKLPFLLKILSIDNALSIQAHPNKSTAKILHKNDPINYPDDNHKPEIAIAIDKLNAIVGLKNIKQIKKCFDEYPVLYELLNQKLVKKINSNDLSIKLDKEIYKQIMSSEPSILKNVIEGLINTITAKKSKSKSEIKFLSEFDNYGIDVGLISLLLFNFIDLGKDKAIFTPAGIPHAYLSGNIIECMANSDNVVRAGLTNKFKDNETLLKILDTDLSKTKVKIVHKKNITLYKTSADEFEIKRVTLNSEFKSYSSKNNLPEICLVLEGKIIVKFLDKWMEFKKGESFLKPSILDKYTIVSKLKECKFISASIP from the coding sequence ATGATTACTGCAAAACCTTACAGACTGATTCCAAAAATTCAAAACTATGATTGGGGAACAAAAAACAAAAACGCTTTTATTCCAAAGTTATTGGGAATAAAAGCAGAGCAAAATGTTCCTTATGCTGAATTGTGGATTGGCGCTCATCCGAAAAGTCCGTCTGAAATTATTATTGAAAATTCAAAATATGAATTGAATAAAATTATTGAAGAATTCCCGATTGAGATTCTTGGAAAAGAAATATCGAAAAAATTTAAAAAGAAATTGCCGTTTCTTTTAAAAATATTATCAATTGATAATGCATTATCCATTCAAGCGCATCCGAATAAAAGTACTGCGAAAATTCTGCATAAAAATGATCCAATAAATTATCCTGATGATAATCATAAACCTGAAATAGCAATTGCAATTGATAAACTAAACGCGATAGTTGGATTAAAAAATATTAAGCAAATTAAAAAATGTTTTGACGAATATCCTGTTTTATATGAATTGTTAAATCAGAAATTAGTTAAAAAGATCAATTCAAATGATTTATCAATAAAATTAGATAAGGAAATTTATAAACAAATAATGAGTTCAGAGCCTTCAATTTTGAAAAATGTAATTGAAGGATTAATAAATACAATTACCGCAAAAAAATCAAAGAGTAAAAGTGAAATAAAATTTTTATCTGAATTTGATAATTACGGAATTGATGTCGGTTTAATATCTTTGTTATTATTTAATTTTATTGATCTTGGTAAAGACAAAGCAATATTTACACCTGCAGGAATTCCGCACGCATATCTTAGCGGAAATATTATTGAATGTATGGCAAATTCCGATAATGTTGTTAGAGCGGGTTTGACAAATAAATTCAAAGATAATGAAACCTTATTAAAAATATTAGATACTGACTTAAGCAAAACAAAAGTTAAGATTGTTCATAAAAAAAATATCACTTTATATAAAACATCTGCTGACGAATTTGAAATTAAAAGAGTTACGCTGAATTCTGAATTTAAAAGTTATTCTTCAAAAAATAATTTGCCGGAAATTTGTCTTGTTCTAGAAGGAAAGATTATTGTTAAATTTTTAGACAAATGGATGGAATTTAAAAAAGGAGAGTCATTTTTAAAACCATCCATTTTAGATAAATACACAATTGTTAGCAAATTAAAAGAATGTAAATTTATTTCAGCATCAATTCCATGA
- a CDS encoding glycoside hydrolase family 3 protein translates to MKKNNLIIVFFLLFLILSCSKNDESTKQKDLSVDEKVQELLAQMTLDEKIGQMTQVDQNALTDYNDITKYAIGSVLWGGNSEISDISALGWSKVADSLIDCSLKSRLGIPIILGIDAVHGHNNANNATIFPHNIGLGCTRNPELIELVAKTAAQEISATKIHWTFAPCVAVVRDERWGRTYESFSEDPELVAQLGAAAVKGFENENLASAEAVMSCTKHFMGDGGTTNGKDQGNTEVDEPTLRKIHLQGYVAAMKENTASIMISYSSWNGKKMHENKYLITDLLKGELNYKGFIVSDWAAIDQLEGDYKSDIEKSINAGLDMIMIPNGPAQQGKIGDNGQTINTYLDFITYLKELVNEGKVPVSRIDDAVTRILRAKFNFDLFNKAKLKNNFTDKVGSKENREVARKAVQQSLVLLKNDNNVLPISKNVKNILVTGRGADNIGMQCGGWTISWQGNNGEVVKGGTSIFNAVKNTVDKNSNVFTTVDGSGAEKADIVIVVVGENPYAEGFGDDPKLDLKDEDIKTIAKVKASKKPMVVVLLSGRPLIIGNTLEKADAFVAAWLPGSEGQGIADVLFGDADFTGKLSFTWPKSIDQLPINIGDEKYDPLFAYGFGLNYKK, encoded by the coding sequence ATGAAAAAAAATAACTTAATTATCGTTTTCTTTTTATTATTTCTAATCTTAAGCTGTTCAAAAAATGATGAATCTACTAAACAGAAAGATTTAAGTGTTGACGAAAAAGTGCAAGAACTGCTGGCACAAATGACTCTTGATGAAAAAATTGGACAGATGACGCAAGTTGATCAAAACGCATTAACGGATTATAATGATATTACTAAATATGCTATCGGCTCAGTACTTTGGGGCGGTAATTCTGAAATTTCGGATATATCAGCACTTGGCTGGTCAAAAGTTGCAGATAGTTTAATTGATTGCTCACTAAAATCAAGATTGGGAATTCCAATCATTTTAGGCATCGATGCAGTTCACGGTCACAACAATGCAAATAACGCGACAATCTTTCCTCACAATATTGGATTAGGCTGTACAAGAAATCCTGAATTGATAGAACTTGTCGCAAAAACTGCCGCACAGGAAATATCAGCCACTAAAATTCATTGGACGTTTGCGCCATGCGTTGCAGTAGTAAGAGACGAAAGATGGGGAAGAACTTATGAAAGTTTTAGTGAAGATCCTGAATTAGTTGCACAGCTTGGCGCTGCTGCTGTTAAAGGATTTGAAAATGAAAATCTTGCATCAGCTGAAGCGGTAATGTCTTGTACAAAACATTTTATGGGTGACGGCGGAACTACTAACGGTAAAGATCAGGGGAATACAGAAGTTGATGAACCGACTTTAAGAAAAATCCATTTACAAGGTTATGTTGCGGCAATGAAAGAAAATACCGCTTCAATTATGATATCATACAGCAGTTGGAATGGTAAAAAAATGCACGAAAACAAATATTTGATCACCGACTTATTGAAAGGCGAATTAAATTATAAAGGATTTATTGTTTCAGATTGGGCTGCTATCGATCAGCTTGAAGGCGATTATAAAAGCGATATTGAAAAATCTATTAACGCCGGTTTAGATATGATAATGATTCCAAATGGACCTGCTCAACAAGGGAAGATAGGAGATAACGGACAAACAATAAATACTTATTTGGATTTTATTACTTATCTTAAAGAATTGGTTAATGAAGGTAAAGTGCCTGTCAGTAGAATTGACGATGCGGTTACAAGAATTTTAAGAGCAAAATTTAATTTTGATTTATTCAACAAAGCGAAACTAAAAAATAACTTTACGGATAAAGTTGGTTCAAAAGAAAATAGAGAAGTTGCGCGTAAAGCTGTTCAGCAATCTTTAGTTTTATTAAAAAATGATAATAATGTTCTCCCAATTTCAAAAAATGTAAAAAACATTTTAGTAACAGGAAGAGGCGCTGATAACATAGGAATGCAATGCGGCGGATGGACAATTTCTTGGCAGGGAAATAATGGTGAAGTAGTTAAAGGCGGAACTAGTATATTCAACGCAGTTAAAAATACAGTTGATAAAAATTCCAATGTGTTTACTACAGTTGATGGAAGCGGCGCGGAAAAAGCCGATATCGTTATTGTTGTTGTTGGAGAAAATCCTTATGCAGAAGGTTTTGGAGATGATCCTAAATTAGATTTAAAAGATGAAGATATTAAAACTATCGCAAAAGTAAAAGCATCCAAAAAACCTATGGTTGTAGTTTTACTTTCCGGCAGACCATTAATAATTGGTAATACTTTAGAAAAAGCCGACGCTTTTGTTGCCGCCTGGCTGCCTGGATCCGAAGGACAAGGAATAGCTGATGTTTTATTCGGCGATGCAGATTTTACAGGTAAACTTTCTTTTACTTGGCCTAAAAGCATTGACCAGCTTCCAATTAATATTGGCGATGAAAAATATGATCCGTTATTCGCTTATGGATTCGGATTGAATTATAAAAAATAA